TCTTCTCATAGCAATACGTATTAAGGATTAGGGTCATCGTAGAAGGAGGACATCACCTTCGTTGGGGACATACTCTTCGGACAACCTATTGAGGGCATATAGAGCCGAAATCTTGATGCCATACGTCTGTGCGATCTGGTGGATCGACTCACCGACCTTCACGACGTGCTCGTAATGTGGAGGGACGGCCTTGGATCGTTTCGGTTGCAGATACACGATGTCGCCCGGAGTGAGAGGATAGCCTTCAGGGAAGTCGTTGTGCTTTGCCAGCTTACGTTCGCTCATCTCCATCTCACGAGCGATGTCTGCCAGTGTCTCTCCTTGCTGAACGATGGTGTACAATAGCTCGTTGCCGATGTATGCAGGGCGCTCTCCATGTACACCTCTCTTCTCCTTCTTTGGCTGTTGTTTTTTGGGTTGGGGCGCAACAGACTTTGATGGAGCATCGTAAGTGTACAGACGCTTGGGATTCTCTTTGTCTATGAGGTAGAGGCGGTTGTCCTCAATGAGCTTGATCAGCGCATTGGCATAGCCTTTGTTGGTGGCATAACCGCACTCTTGAAGACCTCTTGCCCAGCCCTTGTAGTCTGTGATTTTTAACTTGAAAAGGCGTTGATATCTCTTTTGCTTGAGGAAGTAACTGTGATCCAAGAACGACTCTTCGACGGTGTCATAGGCACGGAAGCATTCGTTCGGCAGATCATCGTTGTGGTAAGAGCGACCGCCGGTCCAGCTGCGGTGACATTTGATGCCGAAGTGGTTGTTGGCCTCTTTTGCCAATTTACTCTTGCCCGCACCGCTTTCGAGTATGCCTTGGGCGAGCTTGATGCTGGCTGGTATGCCATGTTTCCTTTGTTGATCTAAGGCAAGGGGAGCATATCGGTTGATGTAATCGTTGTATGGAGTGTAGGCGCGTGCTGCAGGGATGGGGCGTGGTGCTGCTGTGCGGGTGGATGAGCAGGAACTCGTGCCAAGAAGCACAACCAAAGATAGGAAGCCACAAAGTGTCAGGCTATAAATAGATTTCATATACTTATGATTTAGGAGTGTTCAGTACTGATAGTATGTGTTCGGCCATGCGCTTCTCATCCTCGACGGTCATCATCCCCGAGACATCGACAGTATGATGGGCTTGTGTATAGTAAAGCTCTCTCTTGGGTAAGGTCTCTTCGACATACCTCCGTATGCCTTCCTTGTCCAAGTGTGCGACCAAGGGTCTGTCTGCTTTGCAGATCTCGAGACGGTCGGTGAGACTGTCCATGTTGCTGTAAAGGTATACGACTGTGCCACGTGACTTCATGATGTCGATGTTATTGTCGGTACAAGGCATCCCTCCTCCTGTTGCAATGATGAGGTCTTTGTATTGAGACAATTCTATGAGGATGACGGTCTCACGCTTCCTAAACTTATCTATACCACAGCAGGCAAACATATCTGTGATGCTGCTGTGGTATTTCTTTTCGATGTATGCATCGGTGTCGACAAATGTCCTCCCCGTCATTTCGGCAAGATGACGCCCGATGGTCGTCTTGCCTACTCCTGAGAAACCGATGAGAAAAA
This is a stretch of genomic DNA from Porphyromonas cangingivalis. It encodes these proteins:
- a CDS encoding shikimate kinase; protein product: MTPEDPRPIFLIGFSGVGKTTIGRHLAEMTGRTFVDTDAYIEKKYHSSITDMFACCGIDKFRKRETVILIELSQYKDLIIATGGGMPCTDNNIDIMKSRGTVVYLYSNMDSLTDRLEICKADRPLVAHLDKEGIRRYVEETLPKRELYYTQAHHTVDVSGMMTVEDEKRMAEHILSVLNTPKS
- a CDS encoding glucosaminidase domain-containing protein — protein: MKSIYSLTLCGFLSLVVLLGTSSCSSTRTAAPRPIPAARAYTPYNDYINRYAPLALDQQRKHGIPASIKLAQGILESGAGKSKLAKEANNHFGIKCHRSWTGGRSYHNDDLPNECFRAYDTVEESFLDHSYFLKQKRYQRLFKLKITDYKGWARGLQECGYATNKGYANALIKLIEDNRLYLIDKENPKRLYTYDAPSKSVAPQPKKQQPKKEKRGVHGERPAYIGNELLYTIVQQGETLADIAREMEMSERKLAKHNDFPEGYPLTPGDIVYLQPKRSKAVPPHYEHVVKVGESIHQIAQTYGIKISALYALNRLSEEYVPNEGDVLLLR